A stretch of the Uranotaenia lowii strain MFRU-FL chromosome 3, ASM2978415v1, whole genome shotgun sequence genome encodes the following:
- the LOC129757235 gene encoding uncharacterized protein LOC129757235, which yields MIGSSACVGRFAVSLARARLKSRFDFSSLLQRRALSTISPSDREKLLKPTILNGFLYRLATPDDREQLRDGLERWFYPEEPLNAAHRDGPQYTQEDMDWMVGLIDHGYVVLALEESDGSLAGSCAGALITPSFVEEVTELAKTAKTRKFKDTCLFLAHCTRNANVFERFQAETAFQVQFTSVLPNYRGRKLGTIMMEKCLEIAQRIGAGVIYGDCTGPFMARSCQSIGMRCVYEIAYRDFRDENGENVFKPLPNYEYLQCHAMKL from the coding sequence ATGATCGGATCAAGTGCTTGCGTTGGGCGTTTTGCAGTTTCGTTAGCACGGGCTAGATTAAAAAGTCGGTTCGATTTTTCATCCTTATTACAACGACGAGCTTTATCAACAATAAGTCCAAGCGATagagaaaaacttttgaagCCCACGATTCTCAACGGATTTCTTTATCGTCTAGCCACCCCGGATGATCGGGAACAGTTACGGGATGGACTGGAACGATGGTTTTATCCGGAAGAACCGTTGAATGCGGCACATCGAGATGGGCCCCAGTACACGCAAGAAGACATGGACTGGATGGTGGGCCTCATTGACCATGGCTATGTGGTTCTGGCATTGGAGGAATCCGACGGAAGTTTGGCCGGATCCTGTGCCGGTGCTTTGATAACACCCAGTTTCGTTGAGGAAGTGACAGAGCTGGCCAAGACTGCAAAGACGAGAAAATTTAAGGATACCTGTCTGTTCCTGGCTCATTGTACCCGTAATGCAAACGTCTTCGAAAGATTTCAAGCTGAAACAGCCTTTCAGGTTCAATTCACAAGCGTGCTTCCGAATTATAGAGGACGAAAACTCGGTACCATCATGATGGAAAAATGTCTGGAGATAGCGCAACGAATCGGGGCCGGAGTGATCTACGGCGATTGTACTGGACCTTTTATGGCGCGTTCCTGCCAAAGCATCGGGATGCGATGCGTTTACGAGATAGCATATAGAGATTTTCGGGACGAAAATGGAGAAAATGTGTTCAAGCCCCTGCCAAACTATGAGTATTTGCAATGTCATGCTATGAAGCTTTGA